The Arthrobacter sp. PM3 genome contains the following window.
TGATCCTGACCGGCCGGTTCATGGACGCCGGGGAAGCCGAACGCGCGGGCCTCGTGTCCCGGGTTGTTCCGGCCGCCGACGTCGTCGACGAGGCCCTGAAGGCCGCCGCCGTGATTGCCTCCAAGTCCAAGCCTGTGGCGATGGTGGCCAAGGAAGCCGTGAACGCGGCCTTCGAGACCGGCCTCGCCCAGGGCGTGCTGTTTGAACGGCGTGTGTTCCATTCACTCTTTGCCACCGCGGACCAAAAGGAAGGCATGGCCGCCTTCACCGAGAAGCGGCAGCCGGAGTTCAACCACCGCTGAAGAATGCCGGCCGGAAATGGGGATTTGATCGCTCTGCGGCGGCATTCTGTGATCCCCTGGTGTGGCCGACGGCGCCACCGCCGAGGTTCAGGACGCGTCGGCCCGCAGCCCGGCGGTGCAGTTCGTTAGCGAAGGCGAGCATGTCCAGGGTGTATCGCCAAAGCCGATCCAGCGTCCTCATAACGAGGTTGTCTCCGTCGATCAGCGCCCGGAGTGGGCGATCGAAGTGTGGACGTGAGACCCGCGCCCCGAGCGCGCCGCGATCAATGTAGAGGTCATCGCGTCATATGCCGCCGGCGGCCAGCAGGACCACCTGCTGCCGCGTCGAAACACGTGCGTAGCCGATAAGCCCCGTCATAGGCCTCTCGTATGTGTCTCGTAACTGGCGATGAACACACCGATTCAGCCAGAAAGATTCGAGACATAGTTACGAGAATCGCCAGCCACGGACGACCCCACACCATTCCGCGAAATATGAGAATTGTGCTGCCCCAGCAGTCGCCCGGTCGGTTAGACGTCTCGTATCCCAAGGGTTTCGAGACATTCGTCGTGCCGCGGATTTGGAAGGGACGATACTCAGCGGCCAGTTAGGCCCAGCTGAAGTTCAAATCTCATGACGCTAGGGACGACCTAATCCACCCTCCGCCAATACGGGTGTTGGCTGTCTCCAGCCTCATCGAGTACGAACGCGACGCTCTGCTCAGCACGAGTCACTCCGACGTATAGCTTCGCCGCTGCTAGGTCCTCCAGCGGCGTTCCCCTCTGGAGCAGCCTCTGCATCTTGTCTGTCGGAAAGATCAGCACTCGTTCACGTGTAAGTCCCTTGGCGGCGCCGAAGTTCATAAAATTTAAGTGATCGTGGCTTTTCCAGGAATTGGCACCCCAACGCAGATTCTGCGGGGCGAACCCTTCGACGTACGCCACGACGTCTGCAGTTCGCACGAGAAACACGCCGTCATGGCCTGTAGTGGTCGCATTCAATGACACTGTTTTCGGGAACGCCCAGCCGCTGTCGAAAAGCGAGTCGGCGAACGCGGCGATTTCAGGTCGGCACCGCCACGTTTCCGACCGATGCGTGATGACCAGTCTGCCGGCTGCCTCTTGGCGGCGGAACCAGTTCCACACCTGCATGTTCTTATACTGCTTGTGCTTCCGTTCTAATGGGCTAGTCGCGACGACCGCCTGTCGTACGTCCCCCACCATTGTTAACGGAACGGTGGAGCGCAGCAGAGCATCCAGGACTTCCAAGTCGTACCCGCCCAGGTCCTGCACCTCGTCGATGTAGACATGATCGTAGATGGCTTCCAGTCGGCGTATTGGGAGCGAACGCGATGCCTCGATCAGGAGAGTTGCCAGGTGCGCGGCGTGAACCGCGCGCAGTAGATCTGATTGGGTGAAGTATCGTCCCCGTGCTGTCACAGGCACTCGCTCCTGGTACAGGCTCTTGTCATCGAGGCCGTTAAGGTCCTGGCCCGGAAACAGGAACGGAAGATAAGGGCGGATGAATTGGCCGATGAGGAACGTGAACCATCCAGACACTTCTACGTCGGCGGTCGGATTCGCTTCGGTCACTCGTCGACGTAGTTCTGCCTGATTGTTAAGAGTGAACGTGAGAACGAGGATTCGCTGCCCCTGCGAGGCGGCGGCACACGCCTCGACGATGCTCTGCGTTTTCCGCGATCCCGCCACGGCGAGAACGAGTTCACCTCCGACTGGCATGGATGAACTCCAGGGCTTCGGTGAAATACGAAGGAGGTGTAATGGTCGTTGCTGACGAGAATATCTTTAAGGCCGCGTCGGTCTTGTTATTGCCCATCCAGGTTTCAAGGTTTGCGCGGGGCGTTCCCAAAATGGCCCGTAATGTGGTGGCATCATTGGCGTTTATGACCTGCGGCTCGAGGGTTCGCCCATGTGTGACGTCGCCGAAGAGCAGCACCCGGTCTTCGTTGAGTAGGTCGCCGAGGTCGGTGCGGGCGTCGTCGATTTCGGTCTGGGTACGGCCATCGTTATCGCTGAGGATAACGCAGCGCTTGCCTACGAGTTTCGCCAGTTCCAGGAACCGGCGATGTGACAGCCCGCGCATGGAGAACACCTCGATGCCGTCGTCGATTGGGCGGCAGTGCCACCTATCCCGATAGAACCGTTCAAACAGGATTTCGTCCGATGGCCCCTCGACCAGCACCACCCGTTGAGCCAGAACGAGGCGGAGGGTGTCGAATCCGGGGAGTTTCC
Protein-coding sequences here:
- a CDS encoding recombinase family protein; this translates as MDRGALGARVSRPHFDRPLRALIDGDNLVMRTLDRLWRYTLDMLAFANELHRRAAGRRVLNLGGGAVGHTRGSQNAAAERSNPHFRPAFFSGG
- a CDS encoding UvrD-helicase domain-containing protein; the protein is MTEANPTADVEVSGWFTFLIGQFIRPYLPFLFPGQDLNGLDDKSLYQERVPVTARGRYFTQSDLLRAVHAAHLATLLIEASRSLPIRRLEAIYDHVYIDEVQDLGGYDLEVLDALLRSTVPLTMVGDVRQAVVATSPLERKHKQYKNMQVWNWFRRQEAAGRLVITHRSETWRCRPEIAAFADSLFDSGWAFPKTVSLNATTTGHDGVFLVRTADVVAYVEGFAPQNLRWGANSWKSHDHLNFMNFGAAKGLTRERVLIFPTDKMQRLLQRGTPLEDLAAAKLYVGVTRAEQSVAFVLDEAGDSQHPYWRRVD